The genomic DNA TCAGCTTCTGGATGACCTTGAGCGGGACGCCCTTCATCGCGAGGTGGCTGCCGTAGGTGTGCCGCAGGTCGTTCCAGCTAATGCGTCCCTGCTCGCGGACAATGCCCGCACGGCCCACTGCCCGCGTCAGCCGGTGCTCCGTCATGCTCGCGGTGAGCGGCTGGCCGTCCTCCTGACAGAAGACGTAGGGGCCGCGAAGGTGGCGGTGTGCCTTGAGCGCGTCTACCACTGAGCCCGGCAGGTCTACCGTTCTTTCCCGACCGCCCTTGGGGAGTCCCGTCACCCCCCCCCCGCCAAATGGTGCGCCGGACCTTGTGCAGCGCGTCCTTTGAAGGCGAGTTCTTCCTTCCCGGGACGCCCGCTGGCTTCTTCCGCATCGCGGCCTTGAAGTCCTCGATCTCCGCCGGGCCAATGGCGTCAAGAGACATGTCACCGAACGCGGGGAGCAGGTGCTCCTCAAGGATTTGCCGTTTGGTGACCACATTGGAGTGTTTGTTGTTGTTCTCGCTGTACGTGATGAAACACGGCACGAATTCCCCAAAGGTGGGGACTCGATCCGCCTCACTTTGCTTTTCCTTTCCGAAGGAGGGTGAGGTTCATGGACAGCCAGGGAAGTTTCTTAGCCTGGGCGAGCTTCTCGGGCTTGGGCAGGGGGATGTCTTTGGTGTGCAGTCGGCCGGTGACAGGCGAGCGGCACGGGCGTGTGCGCGGACGGTGTAGCGAAGCGTCCGCGCGCATGGCCCCCACGAAGATGACACCTCGCAGCAGGTGGCGCAGGACTTCCCGGCTTGTGCGTGCACAGCGTGTCGTCGAGCGCCAAGCGCAAAGGCCCAGGCGTGAGCGCTACCACTCGCAAGAGGAGCACTCGCCCGAACTGGTCGATGCTCCAGCGAGCCCGCGAGAAGAAGCGGTGAAAGGCCGCGTGGTGTCTCACGCCGGAGACTCCCGCGGACACCAAGGACTCGGTGACGGCATGCACGCCCTGGGTGCCTACCCAACCAGCAAACAAGGTGAGGATGCGACAGAACGAGGGCAGCGTGAAGACGGGGCGTAGGAACAGAAGCAGTGGCAGCAGTGTATTGAGGGAAGGGACGGTCATCGTGTAATGGACGGGAGAAGTCTTGGTCGACCTCACAGCCAGTCCGGTGGTCGTCTCTTACCTAAAGCTCCGCTGTTCCCTTACTTGCCCTCCTCAAAAGGGCGAAAGTCGAGTCTGTGGGGTCCCGGAGGCGAGGACAGGAGGAGGACTCACTCGTCTCCCTCTTGAGCGCTCGCTCGCACAGCCGTGGGGTGTGTCACAAACCCTCGTCCTGGGGACTCCCTCCTGAGGTGCAACGGGAGAGTACGAATGAACCCGGATGTGACGCGACCACCTGACTCCAATGCCCAGAAATCCTCCTCACTGCTGCTGGGCGGGAGGTTCCTCAAGAGCCGGTGTCTTCATCAGCAGGGGGCACTCCAGACCTGGCAGGGAATAGACCTTTCCACCGGTGCCTCGGTTGTGGTGAGGACCGTCCCCCTGGATGCCCTCGAGGACGGGGCCGTCGAGCGCATGCGAAGGGACGACGCCGTGCTGCGCGACCTGCGCAGCCCCTGGCTCCGCCCTCCCCTGGACTGCGGACTGGACGGGGCGCTGCTGTTCCGCGTGACGCCGAGCGCTCCCCATGCAACGATGGAAGAACGGCTGGCGTTGGGACCGCTCTCCGTCACGGAGGCCCTCCAGCTGGGACGCGGTCTGTTGCGCGCGCTGCATGAAGCTCATGCCCAGGGCATCTCGCACCGCCACCTCGCGCCCTCCCGGGTCGTCATCGATCCCGAGAAAACGTTCGAGTCGGTGGCGCTGATCGACTTCGGGCTCGCGCTGGAGGACTTCCAGGAGCAGTCCCTGCTAGCACTCCCCCTCACAGCCCTCCACTACCTCTCGTCCGAGCAACTGGGACTCATGGCCGGCGAGTCAGGTCCCGCCTCGGACCTCTATGCCGTGGGCATGATGCTCTTCGAGTGTCTCGCCGGGACGCTCCCCTTCCAGGGCGCGTCGCTGGGAGAGCTGCTGCAGCAGCACCTGCGCACCGTCCCCGAACTGCGTGCACGAGGACTCTGCGTCCCTCGAGCCCTGGAGCAGGTAGTGCAGCACCTGCTGTGCGAGGATCCACGCGAGCGCTACCAGTCGGCGGCGGCGGCCCTCGCCGACCTCGACGCCATCGCCACGGAGCTGGAACGCGGCAGCTCCGAGCCCTCCGTGGTGGTGGGCCGGCTCGAGCGCCACCCGCGGCTCACCGAGCCCGCCTTCCTAGGGCGGAGCCCGGAGCTGCGGGAACTGGAGCACGCCCTGAGCGGGGCCCGCCAGGGGCACGGGGGCCTGGTGCTCCTGGAGGCGGTGTCGGGAGGCGGCAAGACGATGCTCTTGAAGGAGCTGGAGCGGCGCGCCCTCGCTCGTGGCGCCCGCGTCTTCCGCGGCCAGGCCGTCGACCAGGATGCTCCCCAGCCGCTTCAAACACTCCTGGGCATCCTTTGTGAGCTTGAGCTCGCCGCGCGGAGCCTCCCGGCGTTGGCGCAGTCCCTGCGCGCGCTCGCTGGAACGCAGATCGGCGCCGCCCTTTCCAAGTACATGCGGCTCAAGTCCCCGTGGCTCGCGGAGCTGTTGACGGCGCCCGCGTCGGCGCCCCTGGGGCCCGAGAACCAGAGGGAGTGGTGCGCGGCGAAGAGCCTAGCGACCGTGCTCGGTTCGCTGGGGGACGCGAAGACCCCCGCCCTCGTGCTGCTGGATGACTGTCAGTGGGCCGATGGGTTGACCCTCAAGGCGCTTGCCATGGTGTCAGCACCCTCGGAGGAGGGGGCCGGAACGCAGCCGTTCTTCACCGTGGTGGCGGCCTTCCGGACGGAAGCAGTGCCTGAAGAGCACCCGCTCCGGCGAATGGCTCCCCTGCGCCATGTCTCCCTAGCGCCCTTCGCTGCCTCGGACCTCCGGGGCATGGCGGAGTCCATGGCGGGTCCCCTCCCCGAGGAGGCGCTGGAACTAGTGGTCCGCCGCTCCGAGGGCAACCCCTTCATGGCCGCCGCCTTGGTGCGCGGGCTCGTCGAGTGTGGCGCCCTGGAGCCCACGGCCTCTGGCTGGCTCGTGCAACCGGAGCGGCTCGCGGAGGTGCGCTCCTCGCGGCGGGCCGCCGCCTTACTCTTGCGCCGTCTGGAGCTCCTCTCCGAGGAGACATGGGACTTGCTGACGGCGGGCGCCGTCCTCGGAAGACAGTTCGAGATCGGCCTGGCGGCGGTGCTGGCACGGCGGAGCCCGGAACAGGCCATCCCGGCACTGGAGGAAGCCCGGCGTCGGCACCTGCTCTGGGTGGACTCCTCCCAGGGCCACGCCACCTTCGCGCACGACCGGATCCGTGAGGCGCTGCTGGAACATCTCTCCGCGTCAGAAAGCCACGCGCTGCACCTGACGGCCGCGCTGGAACTGGAGCGCCAGGCGCCGGAGCGCAGCTTCGCCCTGGCTTGGCACTTCGAGGCCGCGGGAGAGCTGACACGTGCGTGGCCCTATGCCTTGAAGTCGGCGGAAGTGGCCCGGAACGAGCACGCCTTGGA from Melittangium boletus DSM 14713 includes the following:
- a CDS encoding transposase codes for the protein MTVPSLNTLLPLLLFLRPVFTLPSFCRILTLFAGWVGTQGVHAVTESLVSAGVSGVRHHAAFHRFFSRARWSIDQFGRVLLLRVVALTPGPLRLALDDTLCTHKPGSPAPPAARCHLRGGHARGRFATPSAHTPVPLACHRPTAHQRHPPAQAREARPG